The following proteins are co-located in the Acinetobacter shaoyimingii genome:
- the greA gene encoding transcription elongation factor GreA, which translates to MQRYPMTPEGKEALEKELHQLKSIDRPRITAAIAEAREHGDLKENAEYHAAREQQGFCEGRIQDIEGKLGACQLVDVKTLEQNGRVVFGVTVTIENLDTEERKTYKIVGDDEADFKINKISVNSPIARGLLGKNEGDEAKITTPQGEVEYEIVKVEYI; encoded by the coding sequence ATGCAACGTTATCCTATGACTCCTGAAGGCAAAGAAGCCTTGGAGAAAGAATTACATCAACTTAAATCGATTGATCGTCCACGTATTACTGCAGCGATTGCTGAAGCACGTGAGCATGGGGATTTAAAAGAAAATGCAGAATACCATGCTGCGCGTGAGCAACAAGGTTTCTGCGAAGGTCGCATCCAAGACATCGAAGGTAAATTGGGTGCTTGCCAACTTGTGGACGTAAAAACACTTGAGCAAAATGGTCGAGTGGTGTTTGGTGTGACTGTCACCATTGAAAACCTAGATACTGAAGAGCGTAAAACTTACAAAATTGTAGGTGATGATGAAGCAGACTTTAAGATCAATAAGATCTCTGTGAACTCTCCAATTGCGCGTGGTCTTTTGGGTAAAAACGAAGGCGATGAAGCAAAAATCACAACACCTCAAGGTGAAGTGGAATACGAAATTGTGAAAGTTGAATATATCTAA